In Stanieria sp. NIES-3757, the DNA window TGAATTTAAAGCTTTATTTTCTATTAAAGAAATTCAACACGTTGGTTCTATGTCCAGGTGACCTCGACATATCCCAAAGTCAACAATATGAAGCTTAAAAATACTTTATCTTTTGTTATGTTTTGCTTAAAAACTATCGGTTAAGCTGAAAATAGTAGAGCAATCATAAAATATATTATGAATAGTATTTCCGTTCGCAACCCAATTAACTGGTCTACTATTATTCTGTTTGTATTAGGATTTTGGCTGAGTAGTAGTTTGCTGTTGGATTGTTTAGTTATTCCTGGTTTGTTGGCAGCTGGGATGATGACTCAACCAGGATTTGCTAGTGCTGGATATCTGATTTTTGGGACTTTTAATCGTTTGGAATTATTAGCTGCTGCGACTGCCTTAAGCGGTTGTTTGGTATTTCGGTATCGACACAATTTTCCCCATGGGCAGGAAATTTGGTCGCTAGTTTTAGGCACAATTTTGCTAGCTATTCCCTTAGTTTATACCTATATTCTGACCCCCGAAATGAGTAGTTTAGGATTATCTTTAGATGTAGCCAATCTGAGCGCAAAAAATTTTCCTACTATGACAATCATGCATGGAATTTATTGGGTACTAGAAATTAGCAAACTAATCATTGGTAGTATTTTATTGCGTTGGTTTTATCGCAGTAGTTGTACTTTAGTTTAAGCGAATTTTTTAGTAAAATTAGGATTTTAAATAGTGAGTGATTTCTGAACGGCAAACGTACCAAAAATAAGAAGTAAGATTAATCAAACCGAGGAGTTTCGTGCCATCTTCAAGCATGGCATGAGCTCCAGGACTAGAAACTGGTGTAAGATCGATAGCTGTTGAAAAAGCAAATAAAAAGAAAGCAATTAGTAAAGGAAAATAAGGTGTAAGCTTGATTTTTTGCCAAAATAAACGACCATATAAAATTAAAATTACACCATAAAAAGAATAAACTACAGTTTTAACTTTAAGATAACTACCAAAAAATACAGTCAAAATTAAAGTAAGACGAAAGCGATCGTCAATATATAATAAAGTCATTAATAAAGAACTAACTAATAAAAAAACTTGAGAACGACGATTGAGTTGAGCAGATAAAGTACTAGTAAATAAACATACTGCGATCGCACTACACCAAAGAATTTCTGAAATACTGGTTAACCAACCCCAGTAGTAAGTATTAATCGAAAAAGGATCACTAAATAAATTTTCAACTCCTTGTCCTTTACTTCTTAGTTTGCCATAAATACTAAGACTACTAAGAATAGTTATGACTAAAAGATTTAACCAAATTAAAAGGCGAATACGACTAAAATGTTGTTTTCCTGTATGAAAAAAAAGTTGTTTTGGTTGCCAGTTAAATATTTTTTGTTTCATGAAGTTCTTGTGCGCAAAAATGTTACAGAGATATCCTAGTATTTTCTTAAAAAAAACAGCAAATAAAAATTCGTCCACAGATAAACACGGATAAACGCAGATAGAGTTATCGGTTAGTAGTGTTTTTTGTTGATGGTTAACTGATCACTGATATAGCAGCTGAATTATAGGTTAGGACACAGTATTTAACGTAGAAGCGAACGGTGGTTCGTTCCTACAAGACTTGTGAGTCCTGATCTTTCCTTCGACTGCTATAACTGATAACTTAAATGACTGCTTTAAACCTTTAATTTAAGCTTTATCCATATTTTTATAAGACTTAGAGATAATTAACTGTTAAATAATTAATATCTAACTGACAAAATAAATTTAAACTTTCTTATGTTTCACAAGAGATTGCTGACGAGAAGACAAACTTTTAAGTTGAGCTTGGGGTTAGCAACTGCTGTTGGCATTGGAGCTTTTGGCAGAAATTCAGTTAATAGAAATTCTCCAGCAGAAGAATTATCAGAAATTACTAATCTCACTGCTCAAAATATTAATGCTGCTCAAATCGATGAAAATAACATTACTCAAACTATTTATGTTAATATCAATGCTCCTAACGCCTCAGATCATAATTCAGCCTCTTCAACTCAGCCTTTAAAATCTCTTAGTGCAGCCCTCGAACGAGCCAAACAATATTTAAATAGAGGAGAAGGAACAAAAATTATTCTTTATCCTGGTGTATATCGGGAAGGAGAATTAGTCATTGATGGAGAACAATTAGCCCCTCAAGCTAAAGATGCGGTTCTCATCATTGAGGGTGTAAATAAAGAAGTAGTTATTAGTGGTGCTGAAGCATGGCATCCTTCTAGCTGGAAAACCATCAAAAGGAATGGAATTGTTTATTACGAAAAAGACTGGTTATACGATTTTGGTAATAATGACGGTGCTTGGGGTAAATACAATCCTCCAGATGTTATAGCTCATCGTAGTGAAATGGTGTTTGTTAACGGACAACCCTTAAAACAAGTTTTACTAGAAAAATATAGTTACACCACACCTAATGATTATCAGGGCAAAGGTTATTATAGTTATCTTGGTTATGAACAACCCTACAACGTTCTTCAACCAGGAACTTTTGGAATAGCCGAATTAGAGCAAAATGGTAATAAAATTTATTTTTGTCCTCCAGAGGGAACCAATTTTTCTCAAGCAGAAGTAGAAGTTTCCACCAAAAGATTTTTGTTGCGATTTTTCCACATGGAAAATGTCGTATTGCGTCGATTAAATTTTCAGCATAGTGCTAATGAAATTGAAATTCCTGGAGCAGCAGTAATGTTTGGTCCTTGGTATGGTGAGAATAAATTTCGAGGTAACAATATTCTAATCGAAAACTGCAATTTTAGTTGGAATAATGGCAGAGGTTTAAGTTTACTTCATCAGCAAAATGTTACTTTACGTGGTAATAAGTTTAACTATAACGGTTTTATGGGCGTAGATGCTCATACCCTTCTCAATACTCGTTGGAATAATAATGAAACTAACTTTAATAACTGGCGTGGGCATCAAGGTGGAATGCTGCAATGGGCAATAGCAGGAGCGAAAATTCATAATACTTGGAATGGTTTATTTCGCAATCATCGTACGATTGGAAATATGACGGTAGGATTATGGTTTGATATTGGTAATCGCAATATTACGATCGATCATCTCATTGCACTTCACAATATTCGTGGTTTAGCTTTAGAAATTTCCCCAGGACCGTTTATCGTTCGTAATTCATTATTAGCTGATGACCAAGAAGTCAATTTTTTAGTTGAAAATGCTCATAACATTGTCTTATCAAATTCAATTATTTGTGCAGTTAATGGAGGAGATTCAGTCCAATTTACTTCGGCAAGTTCTCGTACCTATACTGATAGTCTGGGTCAAATTTTAGGACAGAATCAGGGTCAAGAAATACCAATTAACTTGGGTTCAACTAGATTCCAGAATAATTTGATTGTTGCCAATCAGAAAGAACAAGCTTTAATCGTTCAAAAAACTGGAAATCCACAACTTTATCAGCAATTTCTTCAGCAGGAATATAGAGGCAAAGACAATTCTTATTGGGCTCCTTTGAGAAAAACTTTTGGCATAGATTTCCAAAGAACTAACATGACTAATCTTAGTCAATGGGGAAATTATACTAAGGAAACAAATTATCGGTGGCGAGAACCCTATTTTGTAGATTCAGAAAATTATGATTTTCGTTTAAGGTCAGATAGCCCTATCAAACAACTAGAAAGTAATTTGCCTATACAACAAATAAATAGCGATACTATTGCAGAAATGAAGCAGTATTTAGCTTGGGTTCAAAATAAATCCACAACCAATTCTTCTGAGAATTTTTTCCAAAAACTAAGAAATTTTTTCAACCAGGATAATAATAGTAATTCAGTTCATCAAGAAGAATACGCTGATTAATGATTTAAAAAGTCAAATAAGATCAAAATATAATTAGCTAGGGCGAGAAAACCAATTGACAGCATTTTCTAAAGCTAAATCAATTGAAGATTGAGGTAAACCTAACTCTGTGATTGCTTTAGTTGCGTCGTAATACATTTTTTGTCTGGACATTCGTACCCCGTCTAAAGGAATTGAGGGTTGTTTACCAAACAAACTTAAAACTCGTTCATCAAGCCAAGCCACAGTATAAGGTATCCAATAAGGAATAGTCTTTTGTGGTGCTGGTAAACCTGTAATAACTGAAAGTTTTGCTAATAATGCTTTGAGAGTAATATTTTGATTACCCAAAATATAGCGATCGCCTGAACGACCTTTTTCTAAGGCTAATAAATGTCCCCAAGCTACATCTTTAACATCAATAAGATTCAAACCAGTATCAACATAAAAAGGCATTTTTCGGCGCAAAAAACGCACAATCATTTCTCCAGTAGGAGTAGGTTTAATATCCCACACCCCAATCGGAGTACTAGGATTAACGATCACTAGATCTTGGCCTAGTTTACAAGCTTTAACAGCTTCTTGCTCGGCATAATATTTTGATTTTTTATAATCACCTACCAATTGATTTACAGGACTTTGATAAGTTTCATTAACTGGAATGCCATTTTTTCCCACCCCAATTGCTGCTACCGAACTTGTATAAACAATACGCTCAATACCTGCTTGATGGGCTGCTTGCAGAAGATTACGTGTACCTAAAACATTATCTTGATACAATTGTTTTTTACTAGCCTGCCACAAAGAATAATGAGCAGCAACATGAAATAACACCTGGCATCCCTGCATCTGTTGGGATAAATTAGAGTCGTTCAAATCTCCTTCAACGGTTTCGATGTCTAAAGAGTCTAGATTATCCAAACGACTGCTAAAACGGACTAAAACTTTTACTTTATATCCTTGTTGTAGCAGTAGTCGAACTAAATTAGACCCAACAAAACCAGTTCCACCTGTTACAAAAGCACGCATGAATAGTTGTTGAGCGATGGACTACTTGGCAATTATAAACCTATGTCTAAGATTGTCCGTTAATTATTGATTGATTTAAATTTTCGATTAATTGTAGCTTGCTAACACGGTTTGTTTGGGAAGTTTGCGCTAGTTACACCCCCCAGTTTAACTATTAAACCATCTAAATTTTCACTTCTGTAGGTTCTAATTTTTAAAATAATACTCGAATAAATCATGAAGATAATTAGCACTAAAATCCCTGACGTTATCATTATTGAACCACAAGTGTTTGGCGACGAGCGCGGTTTTTTCCTGGAAAGTTACAATGAGAAAACTTTTGCCCAAAAAACTGGTATTCAAGAGAAATTTGTCCAAGATAATCACTCTCGTTCTGCTAAAAACGTTCTCAGAGGATTACATTATCAAATTCAACAACCTCAAGGAAAATTAGTCCGAGTAGTTATTGGAGAAGTGTTTGATGTAGCTGTGGATCTAAGAAAAAGTTCTCCTACCTTTGGCGAGTGGGTAAGCTGCATCTTGAGTGCAGAAAATAAAAAATTATTGTGGGTGCCTCCAGGATTTGCTCATGGTTTTTTAGTTTTGTCGGAAATCGCCGATTTTCTCTATAAAACTACTGACTACTACGCCCCTGAGTACGAAAGAGCAATTCTTTGGAATGATCCTACTCTCAACATTGATTGGCCACTACAAACTACTCCTCACCTTTCGGCAAAAGATCTAGCAGCCCAAACTTTACAAACAGCCGAGGTATTTTTATGAGTAAAATTGTTCTTACAGGAGTTACAGGACAAGTAGGTCAAGAGTTGCAACAAACTCTAAGTTCTTTGGGAGAAGTGATTGGCTTAAAACGTCACCAGTTAGATTTAACCGATCCGCTGTCGATTGAAGAAGTAATGAGCCAAATCAAACCCAATATTATTGTCAATGCAGCAGCTTATACCGCAGTAGATCAAGCTGAAACTGAAGCAAAACTAGCTAATACAATTAATGGTATTGCACCTACTGCCATGGCAGAAGTAGCGGAAAAAATTGGGGCAACTTTGGTACATATTTCCACCGATTATGTTTTTGATGGTCGCAACCATACTCCCTATCATGAAGAAGATGCTACTAATCCGATTGGAGTATATGGAAAATCGAAACTTTTAGGAGAAGAAGGCATTATCAATAATTGTTCTCGTTATTTAATTCTCCGTATTGCTTGGGTATATGGTTCTCGCGGACATGGTAACT includes these proteins:
- a CDS encoding hopanoid-associated sugar epimerase, with translation MRAFVTGGTGFVGSNLVRLLLQQGYKVKVLVRFSSRLDNLDSLDIETVEGDLNDSNLSQQMQGCQVLFHVAAHYSLWQASKKQLYQDNVLGTRNLLQAAHQAGIERIVYTSSVAAIGVGKNGIPVNETYQSPVNQLVGDYKKSKYYAEQEAVKACKLGQDLVIVNPSTPIGVWDIKPTPTGEMIVRFLRRKMPFYVDTGLNLIDVKDVAWGHLLALEKGRSGDRYILGNQNITLKALLAKLSVITGLPAPQKTIPYWIPYTVAWLDERVLSLFGKQPSIPLDGVRMSRQKMYYDATKAITELGLPQSSIDLALENAVNWFSRPS
- the rfbC gene encoding dTDP-4-dehydrorhamnose 3,5-epimerase — its product is MKIISTKIPDVIIIEPQVFGDERGFFLESYNEKTFAQKTGIQEKFVQDNHSRSAKNVLRGLHYQIQQPQGKLVRVVIGEVFDVAVDLRKSSPTFGEWVSCILSAENKKLLWVPPGFAHGFLVLSEIADFLYKTTDYYAPEYERAILWNDPTLNIDWPLQTTPHLSAKDLAAQTLQTAEVFL
- the rfbD gene encoding dTDP-6-deoxy-L-mannose-dehydrogenase — its product is MSKIVLTGVTGQVGQELQQTLSSLGEVIGLKRHQLDLTDPLSIEEVMSQIKPNIIVNAAAYTAVDQAETEAKLANTINGIAPTAMAEVAEKIGATLVHISTDYVFDGRNHTPYHEEDATNPIGVYGKSKLLGEEGIINNCSRYLILRIAWVYGSRGHGNFVKTMLKLGAEREEIRVVADQIGSPTWSYDIAVTITQMLAREIAGSSVLPTGIYHFTNSGVASWYDFAVAIFAEAQQLGFPLKVKQIVPITTSQYPTPAQRPAYSVLNKTKITEALGVHPPYWRQSLQKMLVQWRGLI